Part of the Budorcas taxicolor isolate Tak-1 chromosome 9, Takin1.1, whole genome shotgun sequence genome is shown below.
AGCAGGTGCTGTCACAGCAGAGAGCAATTCAGAATCGTTGCAACCACTAAAAAAGTGACAGGCCTTTATCCAAAATGTAATTACTGTCTAAACTCTATATATGTGATTCTTTTCTCCAAAGGTAATTCATTGAGCACAAGCTGATCTTCCTCTTTTTAACCCCAGAGTCCAAGGATAGATAATCACAAAGTgttttaaaagtacatattttaccacagttttaAAAAGTTGTAATATGTACCAAAATTATTAAATGATGCCCTTTAAATGGCTGAACTGTGTAATATGTGAACCATATCTCAGTAAATCTTTTAAGAAATAGGATTCTACAGCAGAAAGCCATATCTTTGCCCATGTTTATGCGCCTGAAAAAACTCTTTAGAAGCCCTAGGAGCTTACTAGACAGGCCCTCGTGCTCTTCAGTGGCTTTCAGCAGGCTCTGTCTGTGAGCCGGTGAGAGTGTGCAACTTGGCTTCCTGCCTGCTCCTTGGCTGAGGATGGGACAGTTTTGAGGTCTAAGAACACATTGTAGTGATTCTTACATTATCAACTGTGTGGTTGAAAATATGAAACTAAAGCTTAGAGACCAGTCAGAAAATACGTGCCAGCCCATGTTGAAGTAGATTGTATGGTGTACAGAATGAGAGAGTTGACACAGTAAAGTTCCAGAACAGTAATCAGGAAGAGCTTCATGGAGAACAAAGAAACTGAGCTGGCCACTAAAAAGGGTGGATTCTAGTGAAGAGAGAAGGATCATTGCATTCAGAAAGAAGGGACATGAGGTAGTATTGTGGGTCATTGTGTCTAGCACATGTGTGCTCCATAAATTACTTTGAATTAGTCCATGATGTAAGGAACTGGACTTGATCTTATGTGGAGGTTCCATTACTGCATAACAGTAAGGAATCTGGACACATAGAGTAGACAAGGAGTTTTAATCTGGCAATAatagcctttgactatgtggattacaacaaattggaaaattctgaaagagatgggaataccagaccacctgaccttcctcttgagaaatctgtatgcgggtcaagaagcaacagttggaactggacatggaacaacagactggttccagatagggaaaggagtatgtcaaggctgtatattgtcatcgtgcttatttaacttatatgcagagtacttcatgagaaacgctgggctggatgaagtacaagctggaatcaagattactggaagaaatatcaataacctcagatatgcagatgacatcacccttaacggcagaaaacaaaaaactaaagaccgcttgatgaaagtgaaagagaagagtgaaaagttggcttaaaattcagcattcagaaaactaacggcatctggtcccatcacttcatggcagatagatggaacagtggaaatagtgacagactttattttggggggctccaaaatcactgcagatggtgactgcagccatgaaattaaaagacacttactccttggaaggaaagttatgaccaacctagatagtatattcaaaagcagagacattactttgccaacaaaggtccatctagtcaaggctatggtttttccagtggtcacatatggatgtgagagttggactgtgaagaaagctgagcactgaagaattgatgcttttgaactgtggtgttggagaagactcttgagagtcccttggactgcaaggagatccaaccagtccatcctaaaggaaatcagtcctcaatgttcattggaaggactgatgctgaagctgaaattccaataatttggccacctgatgtgaagaactgactcatttgaaaagaccctgatgctgggaacgattgaaggtgggagaaggggacgacagaggataagatggttggatagcatcgctgttgcaatggacatgagtttgagtaaactccgggagttggtgatggacagggaggcctggcatgctacagtttatggcatctcagagtcggacacgactgaacgactgaactgaataaaagatTGGACTAGATGTAGATGAAGCAACATCTAACTGTCATCTGTGCCCTGGTTAGCCATGAGTAAGATGGTGCCCAGAAAATAGATGTGAAGTAACTGTATGCAGAAGTTCAAAACAGTGAGTGGGTAACAATGATACATGATCTTCCTAGGATTTAAGCAGCCAATTCAGAGAAAAGTTGTGCCAATACCAGAGCTGAGGACATTACCTCTGGTTTAGGTAGGAGGAGActaattttgttttgaaatttgaaGAGTGGCATTGTGATTTGAATCCCCCAAACCTCACTTAACTAGTCTCAGGCAGTCATGCCATTTAACATTTCATAGCTTGTGTTTGACTAAAACATGCTGACAACTCATGGAGTCGATAGGATTAAGTGAAGTGATATACTAGATTAAGTTTTGTGAAGTATTACAAGGAAGTTGCTTTTGAGATGATGGGGATATGCATGTTCAAAATTGGTAACTGGAGTATAAGTAAGACAATGCAGAATATGGTTATGTTAGTAGAATTgccgtaacaaattaccacatattaccactgggtggcttaaaacaacggGGATGTATTCTGTCACAAGAAGTCTGAAAGCAAGCTTTTGGAAGGTTGTTCCTTCTCTGGGGCCTCACAGGAAGAATCTTTCTGTGCCTGTCTCCTAGTTTCTGGTAGTTGCCAGCAATCCTTAGTTTTCTGTTGCCTGTAGGTATAGCACTCCAGTCTTCCTCCATCTTCATATGCCTTTCTCCCTTGTGTGTCTTATTGTCTTCACGTGGCCTCCTTATAAGGACACACCATCATCCAGTATcatctcatcttaactaattacacctGTGAGGAACCTGTTTCCAAACCAGGTCACTTTCtgaactggatggacatgaatttggggggcACTTCAACTCTTAGTAGTTCAAAAGTATTCCTAAATCTAACCAttgcataatttatttttcaagacCAGTGGAATTAAGTTGCCTTCCTCAGTGTTTGCATCAGAGTTTGAGGAAGATGTTGGATTGTTAAATAAAGCAGCTCCTGTTTCAGGTATGTATAATTTTAACTTCAAGTGGACAGagctttattttacaaaaagcaACATATAGTAATGATACAAAGTTTTTCTGTACCTGATAAAGTGTTAGAACAATTGAGATGTGTTTGAATTCAGATTAGAAATCATTAAATTAGGAAGGGTAACTGTGATCAGCGTCTCTTTATTGCCATCAAATTCTTAATCTTTAAAGTTCCTATTTGGAGAGAAAagtgggaaaattatttttggtgATCTAGTAGGGGAATTTTAGCCTTGACCTAACCTctcacaaaggaaacagtgataaCTCAGCCTTACATTCATGTTGTGCAGTCATGGAAATACTTAATCTGTTTGCGTTCAGAATTCATCCCAAGAGTGTAGAGAAGTATTTTATAGAAGTCCATCTTACCGTTTATTCTAGATACACCAAAAATTAATAATGTTTGGGTTCTTTTTTGCAGTACCAGGActaaaatgaacaaacagaagTCCACAGATGTGGTGTTTGATATTTCTTACTAAACTGCCTTAATTATTGACCAACACTTGCCatgtgtcattcattcatttaatccatTCTGCAAATTTTTTAGTTGCACTATGACCGAGTTTGggttaaatcagaaaaaaaacattGTCTCTGACCTCTTAATTATCATCAGCTGGGAGAGATAGACAAAGAATGGGAAATTACAATCATAGTACAAATGAATGAGTTGTTGTAAAGCCCCAAAGATGTCGTGATTGATGTCTTAGGTAGAACTTAAGTAGGTAGATGGAGGTGGGGTGAGGAAGAGAGGATACTCCAAGAAAAAGCATAAATATAGGAATCTGCACACCTTTTATCTGTAGTAGGCCTGGAAGGAAGGGTAAGGGTTAATGTGAAACAAGGCTGGAGGTCAAGTAATGGCCAGTCTGTGAAGGGTGTTGAAAGCCATGTCAGTTTACAGGTTTGAACTAGAAAGTGTTTCTAGGactaatatttttacatatagaAGAACACAGCCAAAGAAACAGGTTGGGATTTGATAAAATCTCATAGcctaaaaagacaaaaaggtCTGAAAAGACAGGAGTTTCACGGACTACAGATACttgttaggttggtgcaaaagtaattgtgattTGCATTATTGAACTTTGCCCTTTGATATGGGAATCCATTCTTTAGCAAaagtggttatgttatacatcattttaatgtgcatttcctgctttatgtgtttttttactaatgacttattacttgctgttcatttcatgtttattttagactgtagaaatgatgttagacaaaaagcaaatttgagcaattttttttttttttttgagttcaaAACTGGGTCAtggtcataaagcagtggagacaattCACAACATCAGCTACTCATtaggcccaggaactgctaagaAACTTATAGTGCAGTAgtagttcaagaagttttgcaaaggagacgagagccttgaagatgagggaGCATAGTGGCCGATGAGAGAAAGTTGATAGTGACCAATTGAGAGCAACCATCACAGCTGATTCCTCTTACAGCTCCACGAGAAGTTGCCAAGAACTCGGTGTTAACCATTCTACTGTCATTcgacatttgaagcaaattggaaaggtgaaaaggcttgataagtgggtgccttgTGAGCTGACTAAAActcaaaaaaatcattttgaaatgtcttttattgtatgcaacaatgaaccatttcttgatcagattgtgaCATACAGTGAAAAAGTGGATTTGATACAACAGCTGGGGATGACCAGCTCTGTGGTTGAATGGAGAAGCTCCAAAGCAATTCCCAAAGTCAAACTTGCACCCAAAAAAAGGTCAtgatcactgtttggtggtctgctgctggcctgatccactgcagctttctgaatcccaccAAAACCACTACagctgagaagtatgctcagcaaatcaatgagatacaCAAAAAAATGCAAAGCCTACAGCCAGTATTGGTCACATAATGGGCCTGGTTCTCCACAGCAACACTTGATCACACAtcacacaaccaacacttcagacgctgaatgaattgggctacaaagttgtACTTCATATGCCATATTTGCTTGACCTCTCGctaactgactaccacttcttcaagcatttcAACAACTTTGCAGGGAAAATACTTCCACAACCAATAGGATGTAGAAAATGCTTTCTGAGAGTTCACTGAATCCTGAATCATGGATTTTTACACTATAGGAATAAGCTTATTTCTCAttagcaaaaatgtgttgattataaTGGTTCTTAccttgattaataaagatgtgtttgagcctagttataatgatgtaaaattcacagtccaaaaccaCAACTACTTTTGTACCAGcctaataatttttcttctaacaGGTGAACTTAAAGCCCAATTTTTTCCTGCGGGTAAAAGCTTTCAATTTTGCTAAATAGACAAAGCTTAATATTTTAGATCTGTGTTTTACCAGTGGGTATTCGAACCAgagggactttttcttttttaaattttcttgcagTTATGTTTTTATtcctgaacttttaaaaattttagtcacTGTTTTTTAGTATATAGAGTCAGGCATGTAATAGCTGCCGAATTATATTAGTTAAGTGAGTGAATCGTGCTTTCTTGGGAATTACTgctcaatttttgtttttcttctaggaCCTCGGTTAGATTTTGATCCTGACATTGTTGCAGCTCTTGATgatgattttgattttgataaTCCGGATAATTTACTTGAAGATGATTTCATTCTTCAGGCCAGTAAGCcaacagaagaggaagagggaatGGAGATACAGTACGTGTGGTTTGTTTTGAAGCAGGAATGCCCTGACTGTTGCTTCCGTAGGACTATAACCATTAGTTATAGCTGGAAGAGACCTTTGAGAGCATTCAGTCTGAGTCTTCTCATTCTAGGACTTGAGGTCCCTACAAGCCATCAATAGATGGGGCTAAAGTCCAAGTCGCTTGATTGCTAGTTCATTACTTTTCCAACCAAATCATACAGGTCAAACAGCACAGCTGTTCTTGCCTAAACAAGCATCCTGCCTGAAATACCCTCAAATTTTACTTGTGTAAAGTCATTTGGTTCTGTTGTTTTTCAAGTTGCTTTGACAGTTAACTTATGGCTCTGACTTTAGGAAATCTGAGGCCGAAGATGACAGTGAGTGGGAAGATGTGGGTGATGAGGAAGGAGGTGGTGATGACGGTAGATACGACCATGTAGGCTCATCAGATGAGGATCTGTCTGCCCCTGGCCAACCTCTTGGGGCTGTAGAAAATCACTTCTTCtgggaagaggaaacaaaaagtCGCTTTACTGAGTATTCCTTGACGTCCTCAGTCATGAGGAGGAATGAACAGCTGACCCTACATGATGAGAGGTTTGAAAAGGTAAGGTTTCCAAATGGGGAGCCTTTTAACACCAATTCCTAGTATACATTATGGCATTGGAACCCAAAGCTAGAACTTTCATTGTTAGACTGTGTCTTTTAATAACAGATCATAAAATGGCCCCAGTTTTCATTCTGGAAAGAATGTGTTTAAGTCAGAAAGTGACTGATTAAACCTCCTGACATTCCTCGTAGAATCTGATAATTTGATTCTGAACCTCTCTGATCCTAATCTCTAAGAGTATGTTATCTTCAAGCATTGGCCAGGGCATAAacaaaattgcatttttttcccttttcttttttttttgagtgtttttCTTACTGTTATATCCCAAGACCAATATGGTATCTGGCATATGGCAGGAGTTCAGACtgttaaataaatgatgaataaatTCCTTCAAGGAATACCTAAGATAAAGGTTCTAACTTTGTCTTTTCAGTGAgtattcatttccctcttttctccAAGAAATAGGCAAACTGTTATTAATAACCTCACTTTTCAGGAGTTACATCACCTCTTGCTTAATTCTTTTACAAACCCTGACAGTGTTTACAGCATTTGAATAATACAGTAAATATCATCTAAACAAAGAGTGAAATTTGTGCATTAACACCATTTATTTACACAATCTATTAGCTTGCATGATCACTGAATATGGAAGTATCTGAAATATTCTGAGGTAAAGATTTCTGCCTAGGATTTGTTCAAGCTGAACAGAATAactgcctttctttttaaaaattaaactatagtTGAGGtacaatgttatataaataaCAGGTATACAGTATATAGTGGTTCAcagttttaaagattatattccatttatatttattataaaatatttatagttgtaaaatattggctattgTACAGTATGtccttattttatacctaatagtttttaTGCATCTTAATTTGCCCCTATTTTGCCCCTCGTCCCTTCcctctccactggtaaccactagtttgtacTCCATATTGAGTCTTTTTTGTATTCACTAATTGATTGCATTTTCTTAGcttctgcatataagcaatatcatacactatttgtctttcacttagcatagtacccttcaagtccatccatgttgctgcagatggcaaaatttcattcttttttatgtctgagtagaagtcttgtgtgtgtgtatttatacatgtgtatacacataccacatctttattcatctgttgatgggtgcTTAGGTTCCTTTTGTgccttagctattataaatagtgcttctatgaacattgggatacacataTCTTTccaagttagtgtttttgtttctttcaaatatataccctgaagtggaattgctgggtcatatggtaattctggtttagttttttgagaagctTACATAGTGTTTTCTACATTGGCTACACctatttgcattcctaccaacagtgtacaaggattcccttttctccacatcctcaccagtatttgttatttttattgtttctgataGCCATTcaaacaggtgtgaggtgataccacattgtagttttggtttgcatttccctgctaATTGGCAGTTTTGAACATCTTTTATGgcctgttgaccatctgcatttcctctttggaataatgtctgtttatgtcttctgcccatttttaatcagattatttgggctctttttttttttttggtgttgagttttatgaactgtttatatatattGGGTATTAACCTTTTAACGGTCTtaacatttccaaatattttctcccattgtgtagGCGTTTTTTTATCAGTGGTCATTTTCATGTTAAATGAAAGCCTATTTTCAGTCTTGATGTCAGTTTTAGAATGCTGAGTAGAATGTCTTCCACATCATATTATTATGGTGCTAAATCTCTCCTAATACTTGATTAGTTGATCTCATGGTAGTGCTTAAATACTGTACAGgagtaaaatgtaaaattaacatttaaatgctATAGTCTTTACATTCACTTTTCATGTTATGTTTTCTCTTTACATTCAAGTTTTATGAGCAGTATGATGATGATGAAATTGGAGCTCTGGATAATGCTGAATTGGAAGGTTCCATTCAAGTAGACAGCAATCGCTTAGAGGAAGTTTTGAATGACTACTAtaaagagaaggcagagaagtaTGGTGACTTTTCTTTGACTTCttgcttgttttcattttcaaataaagtctGTAATCACACAgcaaaatctcaaaaattacTCAGTCAGAATccgtattttgaaaataatacattttcccTAACCTTTCGCTCGTATTTTGCTATTAAGAGTCCTGAAGCCGAATATAACAGTAAGTGGAAACACTGAGAGCCACTTTCTGTAGCTTTGACCTGAGTCCTGATGGAATAACAGGATTAAAGTACAAGGTCACGTACACTTGGAGGATATGGTGCTTCTAGTCTCTTCGGCTGAAGAATCATTCTGACTTCTCAGTATATATACTCTTCATCTTCATGAAAAGGTGTTCTGAGAAGTAGATCAGAGTTTGTCTCTTCAACCTGATTAGCATAACTTTCTAGCCGAACGTTTGGTAAATCATCACCCACATCAAGGTGATTTCTCTGAGAGAAACTAATGAGGTGTTTACATCTGCTCAAAAGGTCTGTGTTGCCTGATGACTATCATATGTAGATCCCAGTGCAGGACAAGGGTTACATTTTTTGAGTACTTGAATACTTTGATGAGACAGATGGGCTAATGCTTTTCAAGGCTTTAAAAAAAGGTAATGTTATATAGGAAAACTTCCATCTTGTTTAATGTGCTAAAACTGTGTAAAGATACAGATAGGTTTTTCCTTCCTGTCAGCAGAATGACAGGGGAAAGGCAAGGCTGGATAGAGCTAATTGTGACAGGAAGTAACAGATGGGGCAAATGAGTTTGTGAATTTGAAAAAAAGCTGTTGTTTCCTTAGCTCTTTAGTGCAGTTTCAGTAACATATAGTGTAATAATAAgtggtatttttttcccctcctctatcttcattttggaaaactcaaccaAAAGTTGTGTAAAACTGAATACTCTTGAACCCTTCGAGGATCAGGACCTGCCAGTGAATGAGCTAGATGGGTCTGAGGAGGAAGAGATCATTACTGTAGTTCTTGAAGAAGCCAAAGAAAAGTGGGATTGTGAATCTATTTGTAGTAAGTATCTTAAGTATCTGTTTTACTGCTGAAAGTACGGTAATAATTTTAAAGTACTGAATACATTGACTTTTTGGAAAAGTACATATTTTGGGAAAATATTTCAGTTTGCttttgttcagtcagtaagtggtgtctgattcttttgtgaccccatggaactgcagcacaccaggtttccctgaaCCCTCACTCTCTctcgcagtttgctcaaactcctgtcctcagtgttttccagcatcaggatcttttctagtgaattggctcttcacatcaggtggccaaagatttggagcttcagcatcagtcctttcagtgaatattcatttcagttcagttcagtcagtcgctcagtcgtgtccgactctttgcgaccccgtgaatcgcagcacgccaggcctccctgtccatcaccaactcccggagttcactcagactcacgtccattgagtcagtgatgccatccagccatctcatcctctgtcgtccccttctcctcctgcccccaatccctcccagcatcagagtcttttccaatgagtcaactttttgcatgaggtggccaaagtactggagtttcttagttgtaaattgaaatatttaaaaatgtagcaGACACAATTGTTATTTTGAACTGTGAAAACACTAAAGAATATAGGAGGAACTCAGTAATGTTTTCGCTGAACTGAAAGTGGACTTGTTAATAcatgatttttgtgtgtttgtgtttttttttttaaggtacatACTCAAATTTATATAACCATCCACAGCTTATCAAATATCAACCAAAGGTAAGGCATAGTGTTCTGAGCTATTTGAAATATGCAGTGTAGGAACTGGAGTGTACAGATTATTTTCTCAGGGCTTTACCTCTTTGTGGCTTTCAACACCATTGTGAAAAGCAACAAAATGTGCCATTAGTGAGCTGTTTTTTAGTAGGAGTGGAAAAGAGCCCAATttccattttatctttctttcagCCCAAACAAATCCGACTATCTTCTAAAACAGGAATACCTCTCAATGTCTTACCTAAGAAAGGACTCACAGCAAAGCAAGTTGAACGAATGCAGATGATTAATAACAGTGATCTCCCTAAGATGTCAACCCAACCACGTTCTAAAAGTGAAAGCAAGGAGGACAAAAGAGCACGAAAGCAAGCTATCAAAGAAGAGCGCAAGGTAAACTAGTCTCAGGTGTGAGATTCAGAAAGAGCTGGGGCGGCGCAGGTATGCTCACGGGGAGTTTCTTTTGTAAAGTTAGTCTACATCAGTGTGAAGATCTGAGTAACATGAACATTTTCTTGCACAGGAACGGAGAGTGGAGAAGAAAGCTAACAAATTAGCCTTCAAACTGGagaaaagaaggcaggaaaaagaGCTGCTGAACTTGAAGAAGAATGTTGAGGGTCTAAAGCTATGATAGTGGAACATTGAAGATAAGGTGCTTTCCCCATTAGggatttaaacattaaaaaatgaacgaggatcttcagagagagaaaactgtTCAGTCTGCCATTTTTATTggcaggtattttttaaaaaacaaaaaacagtacagtatttgtatttatatCATCAGGTTTTCTCTGCCAACTGTCTTGTAAAtatggtaatattttaaaatttaatatgggCTTAAATTTGCTTAAATAAATAACAGTGGACATGAAATGTTTggataaattaaaggaaaaatatcttcGTAACTTAAATGGAATTgatttattcttcatttatttgtacaGTTGTCCCAGTTGCCTTTTGCAGATGttctcaaatatttctttgaaagcTTTCCACTCCTTTTCAAGACTTAAGTGGTTTGATTTCCTGTATGTTGAAAAGTAACCcagttaaaaattcaaatttgaaaCAATAGTGGCAAGAGGAGCTTCCTTGAGACGGTTCCACTGGTTGGAAGCTAAATTTCCCATTGCTGTATGCAAAGGGTTATTTCAAAAGGGTGGTAAAACAATATCAAGGTCATTGGGACTCAGTTACTGGCTGACTTGTTTTTGGAATTTAGGAACAGTGAAGACAGGAAACAAGAAATAATCAAGAAAACTTCCTTGGCTTCAGTGAGTACCTGGCTCAAAATCAGAAATATTTACTTAAGTTCAAACTAGAGAGCTTGTCTTTTCAGTATTATTTAATGCTTGGAACCATTCATACTGATTAAAATACATAGTTGAAACAACTCCCGGTCTTTTGGtgagattatttttttaactttttcaaggCTCAAGCAATGATACCATCACAATTGTTAATTATTTGGTAAGTGTGACTTTCTTGCAACAGACAAGTTGTTAGTGATCCTTGTTCATGTGTCTGTGACTAATGCTTTGTTAACTGGactgttctgaaaaaaaaatctggacacTGTTGGTCTGAGCAGGGTACAGAATGGCTGGGGCCCAACCATTCTTAGCAGGTAAGCTATATTTGATATCTAAATTATTAGGAAGTGCCTTCATCTGTAATTTGATTGTGGCTTTTCCTAAGCTGATAGGTGTTATCTTTCTCTGTATGTTATGTATTCTAAATCTTAAGTAATTACTGTAGAATTTAAAAAGAGTTGTGGAAAACAGTAGCATTAGGTGCTCTACTGACattgatacaaaaaaaaattggctGAAGAGCTTGTTGTTACAGAAGTAGAAAACTGGAGAGCATGAATTTAAATGCCAACCTGTAGAAGCAAAGGGCCAGAT
Proteins encoded:
- the LTV1 gene encoding protein LTV1 homolog; translated protein: MPHRKKKPFIEKKKAVSFHLVHRSQRDPLAADETAPQRVLLPTQKIKDEERRAEQRKYGVFFDDDYDYLQHLKEPSGPSELIPTSTFGAPYRGDGREEPLVTSTSGIKLPSSVFASEFEEDVGLLNKAAPVSGPRLDFDPDIVAALDDDFDFDNPDNLLEDDFILQASKPTEEEEGMEIQKSEAEDDSEWEDVGDEEGGGDDGRYDHVGSSDEDLSAPGQPLGAVENHFFWEEETKSRFTEYSLTSSVMRRNEQLTLHDERFEKFYEQYDDDEIGALDNAELEGSIQVDSNRLEEVLNDYYKEKAENCVKLNTLEPFEDQDLPVNELDGSEEEEIITVVLEEAKEKWDCESICSTYSNLYNHPQLIKYQPKPKQIRLSSKTGIPLNVLPKKGLTAKQVERMQMINNSDLPKMSTQPRSKSESKEDKRARKQAIKEERKERRVEKKANKLAFKLEKRRQEKELLNLKKNVEGLKL